A part of Bacteroidota bacterium genomic DNA contains:
- a CDS encoding type II toxin-antitoxin system PemK/MazF family toxin has protein sequence MELKQYQIVLVNLDPTIGSEMKKTRPCIIISPDEMNKYLQTIVIAPMTSNSKSYPTRVPVKHNKTKGWVVLDQIRTIDRQRIVKVLDKLSEKEIYEVKTTIHETYVA, from the coding sequence ATGGAGTTAAAACAATATCAAATTGTGTTGGTTAATCTCGATCCCACAATTGGCAGTGAAATGAAAAAAACTCGCCCTTGTATCATTATCTCACCGGATGAAATGAATAAATACCTTCAGACAATTGTTATTGCGCCAATGACAAGTAATTCGAAAAGCTATCCGACAAGAGTTCCGGTTAAACATAATAAAACAAAAGGCTGGGTGGTTCTTGATCAAATAAGGACTATCGACCGACAACGTATTGTAAAAGTTCTGGACAAGCTTTCAGAAAAAGAAATTTACGAGGTTAAGACCACTATTCACGAGACCTACGTTGCATAA
- a CDS encoding C40 family peptidase, translating to MYFGVCLLSVVPCRKEASNTSEMVTQLLFGEHYSVKEQTEDWVQIVTAYDKYECWINKKQHTKISEATFKLLDLQTPIVTTELMQLITNKNSGLTFPIPIGATLPSFLNGECKVENTVFSFDGSSTNSSYKKEAKDILASAHLFLNAPYLWGGRSVFGIDCSGFTQLVYKLNGYKLPRDAYQQAELGHPLSFVEEAEAGDLAFFDNEEGKIIHVGILLDNQRIIHASGQVRIDRFDHYGIFHSENKKYSHMLRVIKRII from the coding sequence ATGTATTTCGGTGTTTGTTTATTAAGTGTGGTGCCTTGCCGTAAGGAAGCTTCTAATACCAGCGAAATGGTAACGCAGCTTTTATTTGGGGAACATTACAGCGTAAAGGAACAAACCGAAGATTGGGTGCAGATTGTTACCGCTTACGATAAATACGAATGCTGGATTAATAAAAAGCAACACACCAAAATTTCTGAAGCAACTTTCAAATTACTCGATTTGCAAACGCCGATTGTGACCACCGAGTTAATGCAGTTAATTACCAATAAAAATTCGGGACTCACTTTTCCGATTCCCATCGGCGCTACCTTGCCTTCGTTTTTAAATGGAGAATGCAAAGTGGAGAATACAGTTTTTTCGTTTGACGGGAGCTCTACCAATTCATCTTATAAAAAAGAAGCCAAAGATATTCTTGCAAGCGCACACTTATTTTTAAACGCGCCTTATTTATGGGGTGGAAGAAGTGTATTTGGCATTGATTGCTCGGGCTTCACACAATTGGTGTACAAACTCAATGGGTATAAATTACCGAGAGACGCCTACCAACAAGCTGAATTAGGACATCCTTTAAGTTTTGTGGAAGAAGCGGAAGCCGGTGATTTAGCTTTCTTCGATAATGAGGAAGGAAAAATCATCCACGTGGGAATATTACTCGACAATCAACGCATCATTCACGCATCGGGACAAGTAAGAATTGACAGATTTGATCATTACGGCATTTTTCATTCAGAAAATAAAAAGTACTCTCACATGTTAAGAGTCATCAAGAGAATTATTTAA
- a CDS encoding acetyl-CoA C-acyltransferase encodes MKEVYIVAAVRTPMGSFGGTLAGVPATKLGAAAIKGALERINLDPKHVTEVFMGSVMQANLGQAPARQAAKFAGLPDTVHCTTVNKVCASGMKAIMLGAQSIMLGDNDVVVAGGMESMSQVPYYLENNRWGAKYGHGQIIDGLAKDGLTDVYGNYPMGNCAEICAKEKSITREQQDAFAIESYKRSAAAWSAGKFNDEIIPLTVKTKKGDVLFAEDEEYKNVNFEKIAALKPVFVKDGTVTAANASTMNDGASAVILMSKEKADALGIKPLAKIKGYADAEQNPDWFTTTPSIAVPRAVEKAGLKMSDISYYELNEAFAVVGLANMEIMKLDPSKVNVNGGAVSLGHPLGSSGCRIIVTLINVLKQNKAKYGAAGICNGGGGASAVVIENLQ; translated from the coding sequence ATGAAAGAAGTTTATATAGTAGCAGCCGTTCGTACTCCAATGGGTTCGTTTGGCGGAACATTAGCAGGTGTACCTGCAACAAAATTAGGCGCAGCAGCCATTAAAGGTGCATTAGAGCGCATTAACTTAGATCCGAAACATGTTACGGAAGTATTCATGGGCTCTGTTATGCAGGCGAATTTAGGACAAGCTCCTGCTCGTCAAGCCGCGAAATTTGCAGGCTTACCTGATACTGTTCATTGTACAACTGTAAATAAAGTATGTGCTTCAGGTATGAAAGCAATTATGTTAGGCGCGCAAAGTATTATGTTGGGCGATAACGATGTTGTTGTAGCAGGTGGAATGGAAAGCATGAGCCAGGTTCCCTATTATTTAGAGAACAACCGTTGGGGCGCAAAATATGGTCACGGACAAATCATCGATGGTTTAGCGAAAGATGGTTTAACAGATGTATATGGTAATTACCCAATGGGAAATTGCGCTGAAATCTGCGCGAAGGAAAAAAGCATTACCCGCGAACAACAAGATGCTTTTGCAATTGAATCTTACAAGCGTTCAGCAGCAGCTTGGTCGGCAGGAAAATTTAATGATGAGATCATTCCTTTAACCGTTAAAACAAAAAAGGGAGATGTTCTTTTTGCGGAAGATGAAGAATACAAAAATGTAAACTTCGAAAAAATTGCGGCTTTAAAACCGGTGTTCGTTAAAGACGGAACTGTAACTGCTGCGAATGCTTCTACCATGAATGATGGCGCTTCTGCTGTTATTTTAATGAGCAAAGAAAAAGCAGATGCTTTAGGAATTAAACCTTTGGCAAAAATTAAAGGATACGCGGATGCTGAACAAAATCCGGATTGGTTTACAACTACGCCAAGTATCGCGGTACCACGTGCAGTTGAGAAAGCAGGATTAAAAATGAGTGATATTTCTTATTACGAATTAAACGAAGCATTTGCTGTAGTTGGTTTAGCGAATATGGAAATCATGAAGCTCGATCCTTCTAAAGTTAACGTAAACGGTGGAGCAGTATCATTAGGACATCCATTAGGTTCTTCAGGATGCCGTATCATTGTGACTTTAATTAACGTATTAAAACAAAACAAAGCGAAGTATGGCGCTGCCGGAATTTGTAACGGTGGAGGCGGTGCTTCAGCAGTTGTCATCGAGAACTTACAATAA
- a CDS encoding SpoIIE family protein phosphatase: MKFKLFSAILFLALGVTCFAGLPKDTSKFKEHLSFKDVFFGSEDAYMVCYPKDHKMLLNNIILLSVASIVFLSLFLYNRSKNAKLHRLNAELLTQKNKDITDSINYAKHIQNTILPDSKTMQSIGEHFVLYKPKDIVSGDFYYACHTGDCVILAVVDCTGHGVPGAFLSLVGQTALQRAVMDEKLKNPSEIMDKMNSLVKATLKQNNEEALRDGMEVGIVHINKSKGIVEFAGATRSMMWVSKNGVQTLSGDKCTVGSFQPHVKNAPVTHTLNVQNGDMIYLFSDGITDQFGGPANKKIKKEIFNDLALIYTNDVKKQKEHFETKLKNWQGKNEQTDDMVLIGFRI; this comes from the coding sequence ATGAAATTCAAATTATTCTCAGCTATTTTATTCCTCGCGCTTGGTGTTACTTGTTTTGCGGGATTACCAAAAGACACTTCAAAATTTAAAGAGCATTTGAGTTTCAAAGATGTTTTTTTTGGAAGTGAAGATGCTTACATGGTATGCTACCCCAAAGACCATAAAATGTTACTGAACAATATTATTTTATTATCAGTAGCCTCTATCGTTTTTCTTTCACTCTTCTTATACAACCGTTCAAAAAACGCAAAACTTCACCGCTTAAATGCAGAGTTGTTGACGCAAAAAAACAAAGACATCACCGATAGCATCAATTACGCGAAGCATATTCAAAACACCATATTACCCGACAGCAAAACCATGCAATCTATTGGAGAACATTTTGTGTTGTACAAGCCAAAAGACATTGTGAGCGGTGATTTCTATTACGCCTGTCATACCGGTGATTGTGTTATTTTAGCTGTTGTAGATTGTACCGGACATGGCGTTCCCGGTGCGTTTTTATCTTTAGTCGGACAAACTGCATTGCAACGCGCGGTGATGGATGAAAAATTAAAGAATCCATCTGAAATCATGGATAAGATGAATTCATTAGTGAAAGCAACCCTCAAACAAAATAATGAAGAAGCATTGCGCGATGGAATGGAAGTGGGCATCGTTCATATTAATAAGAGCAAAGGCATCGTTGAATTTGCCGGAGCCACACGAAGCATGATGTGGGTTTCTAAAAATGGAGTACAAACCTTAAGCGGCGATAAATGTACTGTTGGAAGTTTTCAGCCTCACGTTAAAAATGCACCTGTTACACATACTTTAAATGTTCAAAACGGCGATATGATTTATTTATTCTCTGATGGCATTACCGATCAGTTTGGCGGACCCGCGAATAAAAAAATCAAGAAAGAAATTTTCAATGACCTTGCTCTCATCTATACAAATGATGTCAAAAAGCAAAAAGAACATTTTGAAACTAAGTTAAAAAACTGGCAGGGAAAAAATGAACAAACCGATGATATGGTTTTAATTGGATTTCGTATTTAA
- a CDS encoding AAA family ATPase produces MKSLIILRGLPGSGKSTLAKLLSEAGKYPVFSVDDYFTNENGVYNFKFDENHLAYKHCELNTQKAMEQGSKKIFLDNAFTLEWEMEPYFKLAQQYNYHIHVLTVENRHHSKNIHAISDEQIQKMAQKYKVVLF; encoded by the coding sequence ATGAAATCACTCATTATTTTACGTGGACTCCCCGGGAGTGGTAAATCTACCTTGGCTAAACTCCTGAGTGAAGCGGGAAAATATCCGGTGTTTTCGGTGGATGATTATTTTACAAATGAGAATGGCGTTTATAATTTTAAATTCGATGAAAATCATTTAGCCTATAAACACTGCGAATTGAATACGCAAAAAGCCATGGAGCAGGGAAGCAAGAAGATTTTTTTAGATAATGCATTTACGCTAGAGTGGGAGATGGAACCTTATTTTAAATTAGCACAACAGTATAATTATCACATTCATGTTTTAACGGTTGAGAACAGACATCACAGCAAAAATATTCACGCTATCAGCGATGAACAAATTCAAAAAATGGCGCAAAAGTATAAAGTCGTTCTGTTTTGA
- a CDS encoding DUF1684 domain-containing protein: MKASNILVILFLLLTAKYHAQIKKDSILQTIDVFQNDMNNEYADSTHSPLTKEDRLKFKGHDFYPINMNLVVVANLKVTPGQEIFEMPTTTERKPKYVKYGEITFKVKRKKYKLNVYQSMDLLNKPEYKDYLFLPFKDLTSGSTSYGGGRYIDLNATDAKRIIIDFNKAYNPYCAYNHKYSCPIPPKENFLKLKVEAGVKAPKE, encoded by the coding sequence ATGAAAGCCAGTAACATACTAGTTATCCTCTTCTTATTGTTAACTGCAAAGTATCACGCGCAAATTAAGAAAGACAGCATTCTGCAAACCATTGATGTTTTTCAAAACGACATGAATAATGAATATGCCGATTCTACCCACTCACCATTAACGAAAGAAGATCGATTAAAATTTAAGGGGCACGATTTTTATCCCATCAATATGAATTTAGTAGTTGTTGCAAATTTAAAAGTAACGCCGGGACAAGAAATTTTTGAAATGCCAACCACCACCGAACGAAAACCTAAATATGTGAAGTACGGTGAGATTACTTTTAAAGTAAAGCGCAAAAAATATAAACTAAATGTTTATCAAAGCATGGATTTGCTGAACAAACCGGAGTACAAAGATTATTTGTTCTTGCCCTTTAAAGATTTAACCAGTGGTTCTACCTCTTATGGCGGCGGACGGTATATTGATTTGAATGCTACAGATGCTAAGCGCATCATTATTGATTTTAATAAAGCGTACAATCCGTATTGCGCTTACAATCACAAGTATTCTTGTCCCATTCCTCCAAAAGAGAATTTTTTAAAACTGAAAGTTGAAGCCGGCGTAAAAGCTCCTAAGGAATAA
- a CDS encoding MerR family transcriptional regulator yields MTGKYNIKDLEVLSGIKAHTLRIWEQRYGILHPQRTDTNIRLYSNEDLKRILNVSTLNKSGIKISKIAQLQEAEINEAVKKLIVTADDKDGLIDGLIVAMVDLNEEMFNRIFSINTVKEGFEKTVIEVIFPFLKKTGVMWQTDSINPAQEHFVTNLIRQKLIAAIDNVNGYHSETSKKITFFLPEGELHEISLLLYNYMAKTRGYNTVYLGQSVPFNDLIKVNSISASDYFVCVITQALKEIEISDYLQRLSEALPTQKIFVSGYQAVQNPIKSPKNVTVFKTPGDFIQLL; encoded by the coding sequence ATGACCGGAAAATATAACATTAAGGACCTTGAAGTGCTATCCGGCATTAAGGCACACACACTGCGCATTTGGGAGCAGCGCTACGGTATTTTACATCCACAAAGAACCGATACAAACATTCGTTTATACAGTAACGAAGATTTAAAACGCATCTTAAACGTAAGTACCCTAAATAAAAGCGGTATTAAAATATCCAAAATCGCACAATTACAGGAAGCGGAAATAAATGAGGCGGTAAAAAAACTGATTGTAACGGCCGATGATAAAGATGGATTAATTGATGGGCTCATAGTAGCGATGGTGGATTTAAATGAAGAAATGTTCAATCGGATTTTTTCAATTAACACAGTAAAAGAAGGCTTTGAGAAGACTGTTATAGAAGTGATATTTCCGTTTCTAAAAAAAACGGGCGTGATGTGGCAAACCGATTCGATTAATCCGGCCCAAGAACATTTTGTTACAAATTTAATCCGCCAAAAATTAATCGCTGCCATCGACAATGTTAATGGTTATCATAGCGAAACCTCAAAAAAAATCACCTTCTTTTTACCGGAAGGCGAATTACATGAAATTTCTCTTTTGTTGTATAATTACATGGCCAAAACCCGTGGCTACAATACCGTGTATTTAGGGCAATCAGTACCGTTTAATGATTTAATTAAAGTCAATAGTATTAGTGCCAGTGATTATTTTGTTTGCGTAATTACTCAAGCATTAAAAGAAATTGAAATATCTGACTATTTACAGCGACTATCAGAAGCTCTACCTACCCAAAAAATATTCGTTTCGGGCTATCAAGCCGTTCAAAATCCAATAAAGTCACCAAAAAACGTAACAGTTTTCAAAACACCGGGCGACTTTATCCAATTACTTTAA
- a CDS encoding RNA polymerase sigma factor — protein MTTIEFNTLLVEQSKSLKGFALNLTRDSEAAADLLQDTIVKAIQYRDKFVRSTNFKAWMLTIMKNTFINNYRRNKLRENSFKEIIYTSDTKYNSTENIINTKELQKRINELSDEYKYPLEQFINGYKYQEIAEQMNLPIGTVKSRIFFARNKVIKSYQNN, from the coding sequence ATGACAACGATAGAATTCAATACCTTATTAGTTGAGCAATCCAAATCCTTAAAGGGGTTTGCGCTTAATCTAACCCGTGATTCGGAAGCTGCCGCCGATTTATTGCAAGATACTATTGTTAAAGCCATCCAGTATCGTGATAAATTTGTGCGATCCACGAATTTCAAAGCCTGGATGCTAACCATCATGAAAAACACATTTATTAATAATTATAGAAGAAATAAACTTCGTGAAAATTCATTTAAAGAAATAATTTATACCAGCGATACGAAGTACAACTCTACCGAAAATATAATTAACACTAAGGAATTACAAAAGAGAATCAACGAATTAAGTGATGAATATAAATATCCGCTTGAACAATTTATTAACGGTTATAAATATCAAGAAATAGCAGAACAAATGAATTTGCCAATTGGTACGGTAAAAAGTCGTATCTTTTTTGCTCGAAATAAAGTTATTAAATCATACCAAAACAATTAA
- a CDS encoding squalene/phytoene synthase family protein yields the protein MKELFDTVSVKCSKLTTTSYSTSFSLGIKLLDKQFREPIYSIYGFVRFADEIVDTFHDYDKQYLLDKFRKDTMEAIEQKISLNPILNSFQKVVHQFDIDMQLITTFLDSMEMDLNKKEYDKALYDKYILGSAEVVGLMCLKIFTNGNRDLYNQLEYYAMKLGAAFQKINFLRDLQADYHVMGRTYFPGINFETFNETEKVKIERDIEADFSMGYEGIKQLPKNSRFGVYIAYVYYYALFKKIKNTPAHRIMNERIRVPDNEKYSLLLRSYVKHSLNMI from the coding sequence ATGAAAGAGCTATTCGATACAGTAAGCGTAAAATGCAGTAAGCTAACAACCACAAGCTACAGTACTTCATTTTCACTTGGTATTAAACTATTAGATAAACAATTCAGAGAGCCTATATATTCCATTTATGGCTTTGTTCGCTTTGCCGATGAAATCGTTGACACATTTCACGATTACGATAAGCAATATTTACTCGATAAATTCAGAAAAGATACGATGGAGGCCATCGAACAAAAAATAAGCCTAAATCCCATTCTTAACAGCTTTCAAAAAGTGGTACATCAATTTGATATTGATATGCAACTTATCACTACTTTTTTGGATAGCATGGAAATGGACTTAAATAAAAAGGAATACGACAAAGCCCTTTACGATAAATATATTTTAGGTTCGGCTGAAGTGGTTGGTTTAATGTGTCTGAAAATTTTCACAAACGGTAACCGCGATTTATATAATCAGCTTGAATACTACGCCATGAAGTTGGGTGCAGCCTTTCAAAAAATCAATTTCCTTCGTGATTTACAGGCCGATTACCACGTCATGGGGCGCACTTATTTCCCGGGCATCAATTTCGAAACGTTTAACGAAACTGAAAAAGTAAAAATAGAACGTGATATAGAAGCAGATTTCTCAATGGGATATGAAGGCATTAAGCAATTACCTAAAAATTCTCGTTTTGGTGTATATATCGCTTACGTTTATTATTACGCGCTTTTCAAAAAAATAAAAAACACACCGGCTCATCGTATCATGAATGAACGTATACGTGTGCCGGATAATGAAAAATACTCTCTGCTTTTACGCTCCTACGTGAAGCATAGTTTAAATATGATATAA
- a CDS encoding sterol desaturase family protein, whose product MMIAAYVIITIVSFCAMEFVAWFTHKYIMHGLLWVLHKDHHTGHKHAFERNDAFFVIFALPGASLIIAGTMNGFNELFFAGLGITLYGAAYFLVHDVFIHQRFKLFRNSTNPYLLAIRRAHKVHHKKTEKNGGECFGMLIVPMKYFRNEIGTLAKQS is encoded by the coding sequence ATAATGATTGCAGCTTATGTTATAATAACCATCGTTTCTTTTTGTGCCATGGAATTCGTTGCATGGTTTACACACAAATACATTATGCATGGTTTATTATGGGTATTACATAAGGATCATCACACCGGACATAAGCACGCATTTGAACGTAATGACGCTTTTTTTGTCATCTTTGCCCTACCCGGTGCTTCTTTAATCATTGCCGGTACTATGAACGGATTTAATGAGTTGTTTTTTGCCGGACTTGGAATTACACTTTATGGCGCTGCTTATTTTTTAGTGCACGATGTGTTTATTCATCAACGTTTCAAGCTATTCAGAAACTCCACAAACCCATATTTACTTGCCATACGCCGCGCACATAAAGTGCATCATAAGAAAACTGAAAAAAATGGCGGCGAATGTTTCGGTATGCTTATTGTTCCGATGAAATACTTTCGCAATGAAATTGGAACTCTCGCTAAACAAAGCTGA
- a CDS encoding tetratricopeptide repeat protein gives MALNKLSADGLDSLFNVYKNAESRPKSVSSLLAFTFEFKNVNVDSAQKWIRVAYEEAIDIKNEILQAEAALQFAFCEEYKSNFRAALKYNLLAANLFTKNKHKAGLAKCYTSMGVIYWYQGMYNQAQDYFYKNIRLSKELGDEEGMAASYGNLAIIFDELGRLDSSLAYYKKALAIYQKDNNQMQLGSCYDNMSLIYLQKGDFKSALEFHGKGYEIRKNIADTMGIMASMENLGTIYIKQKNPDKAIEVSNQVLGIARRFQAKEDVKYALFNLRDAYEMKGDIKSAYQIQKQLMGLKDSIRNIENMNHIAEMEARFKNKEQEAELGEIKLQQKLKEQENEISNRKKNSLIIILVVSGISFLLVSTLIFKRFKDKQKVAEELEKKNTAIESQKLIIDKAYAELAEFNKNITDSIRYAKRIQQAIFPTKEKMQRCLPDSFVFFQPKDIVSGDFYWVEHIGDDVYFALVDCTGHGVPGAFMSIVGVNLLNQALFESKLTSPAQILNQINIGLEATVKQTEEESVIRDGMEITLCKWNKKKNEFVFAGANHIMYQVRNGELITHRGDKHPIGASYTEMHRDFTNINITIEKGDMFYLTSDGYPDQFGGPKGKKFKFKQLEEKFVQISTQSLSEQKEQLSKTFNDWKGAFEQLDDVLVMGIRV, from the coding sequence ATGGCGTTAAATAAATTATCAGCTGATGGCTTAGATAGTTTGTTTAACGTTTATAAAAACGCGGAGAGCAGACCAAAAAGTGTTTCCAGTTTATTGGCGTTTACTTTTGAATTCAAGAATGTAAATGTTGATTCGGCACAAAAATGGATTCGTGTGGCGTATGAGGAAGCCATCGATATAAAAAATGAAATCCTGCAGGCCGAAGCAGCTTTGCAGTTCGCGTTTTGTGAAGAATACAAAAGTAATTTCCGTGCTGCCTTAAAGTATAATTTATTAGCAGCAAATCTCTTTACAAAAAATAAGCACAAGGCAGGCTTAGCTAAATGTTATACCAGTATGGGAGTTATCTACTGGTATCAGGGAATGTACAATCAGGCGCAGGATTATTTTTATAAGAATATTCGGTTAAGTAAGGAGCTGGGTGATGAAGAAGGAATGGCTGCCAGTTATGGAAATCTCGCTATTATATTTGATGAGTTGGGTAGATTAGACAGTTCATTGGCTTATTATAAAAAGGCATTGGCAATTTATCAGAAGGATAATAATCAGATGCAATTAGGTTCTTGTTATGATAACATGTCACTTATTTATTTGCAAAAGGGAGATTTTAAAAGCGCGTTGGAATTTCATGGCAAAGGTTATGAGATTAGAAAAAATATTGCGGACACCATGGGAATAATGGCCAGCATGGAGAATCTCGGAACTATTTATATCAAACAAAAGAATCCGGATAAGGCCATTGAAGTTTCGAATCAGGTTTTAGGTATAGCACGAAGATTTCAGGCAAAAGAAGATGTTAAGTATGCCTTGTTTAATTTGCGAGATGCCTATGAAATGAAAGGTGATATTAAGTCGGCCTATCAAATTCAAAAGCAATTAATGGGTTTAAAAGATAGCATACGCAATATCGAAAATATGAATCATATTGCGGAGATGGAAGCTCGATTTAAAAACAAGGAACAAGAAGCGGAGTTAGGAGAAATAAAACTTCAACAAAAATTAAAGGAGCAAGAAAATGAAATCAGTAATCGTAAGAAAAATTCACTCATCATTATTTTGGTTGTAAGCGGAATTTCCTTTTTGCTGGTATCTACTTTAATATTTAAACGATTTAAAGATAAACAAAAAGTAGCCGAAGAGTTAGAGAAAAAAAACACAGCCATCGAATCACAAAAACTTATTATTGATAAAGCTTATGCTGAATTAGCCGAGTTTAATAAGAATATTACAGATAGTATTCGATACGCAAAGCGTATTCAACAAGCTATTTTTCCGACTAAGGAAAAAATGCAACGCTGTTTGCCTGACTCGTTCGTGTTTTTTCAGCCAAAGGATATTGTGAGTGGTGATTTTTATTGGGTAGAACACATTGGCGATGATGTGTATTTTGCTTTGGTGGATTGTACAGGACATGGAGTTCCCGGTGCGTTTATGAGTATTGTGGGCGTTAATTTATTGAATCAGGCATTGTTTGAAAGTAAGCTTACTTCTCCCGCGCAAATATTAAATCAGATTAATATCGGCCTCGAGGCAACGGTAAAGCAAACAGAGGAGGAGAGTGTGATTAGAGACGGAATGGAAATTACTTTGTGCAAATGGAATAAAAAGAAAAATGAATTTGTTTTTGCCGGCGCCAATCATATCATGTATCAGGTAAGAAACGGTGAATTGATTACACATCGTGGCGACAAACATCCGATTGGGGCTTCTTATACGGAAATGCATCGTGATTTTACAAACATTAATATCACGATTGAGAAGGGAGATATGTTTTATTTAACCTCCGACGGATATCCGGATCAGTTTGGCGGACCTAAAGGCAAGAAATTTAAATTCAAGCAGCTCGAAGAAAAATTTGTTCAAATAAGTACCCAATCATTATCCGAGCAAAAGGAACAATTAAGTAAAACTTTCAATGACTGGAAAGGTGCTTTCGAGCAATTGGATGATGTTTTAGTAATGGGAATTAGAGTTTAG